The following DNA comes from Pseudomonas triticicola.
GCGAGCAGGCTCGCTCCCACATTGGGTCCTGATGTAAGCAGGACTATCTGGGATGGCTCTTGTTCGTTCAGCCGCCCGTGCCACCGCCCGCGCCACCCGTGCCGCCGCCGCCCGTGCCACCGCCCGCGCCACCCGTGCCGCCGCCGGCCGAACCGGTGCCACCGCCCGCGCCGGAACCCGAGCCACTGGCGCCGCCATTGGTACCCGTGCCGGTGCCCATGCCCGAGCCAGTACCCGTGCCGGTGCCGTTATTGGTTCCGCCAGAACCGCTGCCACCCGATGGCGAGCCCGGTGTGTTGTCTGGCGGCATGGTCGAGCTGCTGGCGCCGCCGGACTTGGTGCCCGTCGCATCGGTGCTGTCATTGGCAGCGAAGCTGGCGGCGGACGCCGTGGCGAGCAGGCCGGCCAACAATAACGAAGTGAATTTGCGCGTCATCATGGTACGTCTCCTGATAAAGGGGATTACCTGATATTGGTCTTGCGCACTGAAACCTTGGTGCCCGTCGAGTGACGAGCGGTCAGTCGCCGCGCCAAGTGGCCTACCGTTCTTCTGCAATATTGGCTATTTGCCGAACCACCCCCGGGGACTAACGTAGCCACACATTCAATCGCTACCCCGGAGCCCACCATGCAATCTCGTGCCGATTTCTACACCGCTTCCCCCGATGCCATGAAAGCGATGATGGCGCTGGAAAATGCCGTCTCGAAACTGTCGCTGGAAAAGAGCCTGCTCGAACTGGTCAAGCTGCGCTCTTCACAGATCAACGGCTGCGCATTCTGCATCGACATGCACACCGCCGACGCGATCAAGGACGGCGAAACCCCACGCCGCCTGTTCGCCGTGACGGCATGGCGGGAAGCGCCATTCTTCAGCGAGCGTGAGCGTGCCGCGCTGCTGTGGACCGAGTCGCTGACACAATTGAGCCTGACCCACGCGCCGGACGAAGACTATGAAGTCGTCGCTGCGCAGTTTTCGCCGAAGGAACTGGTTGACCTGACGGTGGCGATCAACACCATCAACGGCTGGAATCGCCTGGCGGTGGGCTTCCGCAAGCTGCCGCAGGCCTGAGGCATTCACGCTTTTCCCTTGTGGGAGCGAGCCTGTTCGCGAAGGCGACGTGTCAGTCACCATGATCGTTGCTGACATACCGCATTCGCGAGCAGGCTCGCTCCCACAGGGAGATCTTCAGTGTCCATCTGAACTCGGCCTCGTGTGAGTGCACCTTGCGCATCAAGAACACCAACACAGCGTGCATTGCTTTGTATTAATACGAAGCATTACTATTCACGCCCCTTTCTCACCACGCCGCCCATCCCCCATGCGCTCCCGCAGATCCGGCTTTTTCGAGCATTACGAAGAGTTGATCGGCACCTGGACTCGTCGCCTGCGCAATCGCGCGCAGGCCGAGGATCTGGCGCACGACACCTTTGTGCGGGTGCTCGAGGCAGATTCGGCGGCGGTGCAGCAGCCTCGCGCGTATCTGCATCAGACCGCACGCAATATCGCCGTTGACGGTTATCGGCGGGAGGACCGCCGGGGCGTCATGGAGTCGGAGGCGGTCGAGGACACTGCGTCGTCGGCGGGCGATCCGGAGCATTACATGCACGCGATCCAGTTGGCCGATTCCATCGAACGCGCGCTCACCGAGCTGCCGCTCAACTGCCGCAAGATCTTTGTCTGGCAGAAGATCGAAGGCCTGACGCAGGCAGAAATCGCCGAACGCCTGGGGCTGTCCAAGAACATGGTCGAAAAGTATATGATCCGCACCCTGCGGCATCTGCGTGAGCGGCTGGATGGCTTGCAATCATGAGCGCTTGGATCTTTTCATTTACAGCCGGACAGGACATTCCATGATGGAGACGAGAGATTGCGCCTGTGGGCAAACGGCGGTGCGTGACGAAGCGGCGGCCTGGTTCGTGCGATTGCAGGAGCCGAATGTCAGCATCGAGCAACGGCAGCGCTTCGAGGCCTGGCTGAACGAGCATCCGCAGCACCGTGAAGAATTCCAGTTGCTGCAAGGCTTGTGGACGGCGGCTGATCTGCTGCCGACGTCGCGTCTTCAGGCGCTTGCGCAAACTCCCCGCCGCGAACGCCGGCCGATGCTGCGTTATGCCGTCGCCGCGAGTGTCCTCGCCGTGGCGCTGGGGCTTGGCCTGTTCAGTGGTTTGAATCATCCGGGCGCTTACCGCGCTGAATTCGCCACGGCGCCGGGCGAGCGCAAGCATGTGGCGTTGCCGGACGGTTCGCTGATCGATCTGAACAGTCGCAGCCGCTTGCAGGTGCGTTATGAGAAGGATCGACGGGTGATCGAATTGAGCGCGGGCGAGGCGATGTTCAGTGTTGAACACGACGCCTCGCGTCCGTTTATTGTCGAGGCCGGCAGCGGCAAGGTCACAGTCACCGGTACACGTTTCGATGTGCGCCGCGATGCCACGCAGACCCGCGTGGCGGTGGAGCAGGGCACGGTAAAGGTGCAGGGAAGTGCTGCCCCGGACAACCAATTCATCAACCTCACCGCAGGCCTCGGCACGGCGGTCGATGCCCAGGGCAAGGTCCTGCCGGCCTACGCGGTCAACCCGGCGGAACTGACCGCATGGCGCAACGGCAAACTGGTGTTCAACAACGCCAGCCTCGGCGAAGTAGCGGCGGAAGTATCGCGCTATCGCGACAAACCGCTGACCGTATCCCAGCCGAACGTGGCCAGCCTGCGCCTGACCAGCGTGTTCAAATCCGACGACACCGACGCCTTGCTCAAAGCCTTGCCGAGCATCCTGCCGGTGACGGTGCGCACCCTCGCCGATGGCAGTCAGGAAATAATTTCCAGATAGCATTCAGGTTTTTTCTCAGTTCATCGTCTTCCTGTTCAACTGCAACTGGTTTGCATTAACAGCCGCACACTCTTGCGATCCACAGGACTGCGTACGACGTGAACATCACCACAACCCACAATAAAAAATCCCCTTGGTTGCCACTGGCCTTGGCGCTGGCGGTCAGTGCCGCGATGCCATTGGCGTTTGCCGCTGAAGCCATTCATATTCGCGCGCAACCGCTGGGCCAGGCCTTGAGCGAGCTGGGCCAGCAAACCTCGCTGCAGGTGTTTTTCAGCCCCGAACTGGTGGCCGGCAAACAGGCGCCAGCGGTCGACGGCGACCTTTCGCCAGAGCAGGCTTTGCGGCAGCTGTTGCAGGGCAGCGGTCTCGATTATCAGATCAATGAAGGCTCGGTGACGCTCGCTCCAGCCGCCACCTCCGCAGCCAGCAACGGCCCGCTGGAGCTCGGCGTGACCGACATCAAAGTGGTCGGCGACTGGCTCGGTGACGCCGACGCGGCGGTGGTGCAGAACCACCCCGGCGCACGCACGGTGATTCGCCGCGAAGCGATGGTCGAGCAGGGCGCGATGAACGTCAGCGACGTGCTCAAACGCGTGCCCGGCGTGCAGGTGCAGGACTCCAATGGCACCGGCGGCAGTGATATTTCCCTCAACGTCGGCGTACGCGGTCTGACTTCGCGCCTGTCGCCACGCTCGACCGTGCTGATCGACGGCGTACCTGCCGCGTTTGCTCCGTACGGCCAGCCGCAACTGTCGATGGCGCCGATTTCCTCGGGCAATCTCGACAGCATCGACGTCGTGCGTGGCGCCGGTTCCGTGCGTTACGGGCCGCAGAACGTCGGCGGCGTGATCAACTTCGTGACCCGCGCGATCCCGGAGAAAACCACCGGCGAAATCGGCACCACCCTGGAAACCACGCAGTACGGCGGCTGGAAACACATCGACACCGCATTTCTTGGCGGCACCGCCGACAACGGCATGGGCGTCGCGCTGCTGTACTCCGGCGTCAACGGCCACGGCTATCGCGAGCGCAACAACGGTAACGACATCGACGACGTGCTGCTCAAGACGCACTGGGCGCCGACCGATCAGGACGACTTCAGCCTCAACTTCCACTACTACGACGCCAATGCCGACATGCCCGGCGGCCTGACCCAGCGTCAGTACGACGACAAACCGTACGAATCGGTGCGTGACTACGACCAGTTCACAGGCCGGCGCAAAGACGTGTCGTTCAAGTGGATCCGCCAGATCGACGAGCGCACTCAGGCAGAAATTCTCACCTATTACACCGACAGCTTTCGCGGCAGCACCATCGCCGCGCGCGATCAGCGCACCCTCAGCTCGTACCCGCGTTCCTACTACACCCTCGGCATCGAGCCGCGCGTGTCGCGGGTGTTCGATGTCGGCCCGACCACCCAGGAAGTCAGCGTCGGTTATCGCTATCTGAAAGAGGCGATGCACGAAGAGTCGAGTCGTCTGGCGCTGGTCAACAATCAGCCGGTGGTCACGCCAACCTCTGACGGCCATGTATTCCAGGATCGCACCGGTGGCACCGAGGCCAATTCGGTGTATGTCGACAACAAGATCGACGTCGGCAACTGGACCATCACCCCAGGCATTCGCTTCGAACACATCAGCACCGATTGGCACGACCGCGCCGTGCTCGACACCGCTGGCCGGCCGGTCCAGGAGAAAAACCGCAGCATCGAAAGCAATGAGCCGCTGCCGGCGCTGAGCGTGATGTATCACCTCTCCGATGCCTGGAAACTGTTCGCCAACTACGAAACCTCGTTCGGCAGCCTGCAATATTTCCAGCTCGGCCAGGGCGGTTCGGGTGACAGCACCGCCAACGGTCTGGAGCCGGAAAAGGCCAAGACCTACGAGATCGGCACGCGTTACAACGATGATGTCTGGGGCGGCGAGGTGACGCTGTTCTACATCGACTTCGATGACGAACTGCAATACATCAGCAACGACGTCGGCTGGACCAACCTCGGCGCGACCAAGCACCAGGGCATCGAAGCCTCGGCGCACTACGACATGGCCGCCCTCGATCCGCGCCTCGATGGTTTGACCGCCAACGCCGGTTTCACCTACACCCGCGCCACCTATGAAGGCGAGATCCCCGGCTTCAAGGGCCGCGATCTGCCGTTCTATTCGCGGCAGGTGGCCACGGTCGGATTGCGTTACGAGATCAACCGCTGGACGTACAACATCGATGGCTTCGCCCAATCGAAACAGCGTTCGCCGGGCACCGGTGTGAATGCGGATGGCAGCTTCAATGGCAACTACATCACCGAAGGCACGGCGGACGGGCAGTACGGCGACATCCCGGGTTACGTGACCTGGAACGTGCGCGGCGGCTACGACTTTGGTCCGCAAGTGTCGAACCTCAAGCTCGGCGCCGGGGTGAAGAATGTCTTCGACAAGCAATACTTCACCCGCTCCAGCGACAACAACTCGGGGATGTATGTCGGCGCGCCGCGCACGTTCTTCGTGCAGGCCAGCTTAGGTTTTTAAAGCACAAGATCAAAAGATCGCAGCCTTCGGCAGCTCCTACAGGGGAACGCAAATCCATGTAGGAGCTGCCGAAGGCTGCGCTCTTTTGCTTTAGACCTTCAGGACTTTGCCGCCGATCGCCACAGCCACCAGCAACACTGCCATCAATCCGAAGGCAAAACTCAGGCTGCTGGCATGCGCGACAAAACCGATCACCGCCGGCCCGGCGAGAATCCCGGCATAACCCAGCGTGGTAATCGCCGGTACCGCGATGCTCTCCGGCATCACCGTCTGCTTGCCCACCGCCGTGTACAGCACCGGCACGATGTTCGAGCAACCGGCGCCGACCAGCGCATACCCGATCAGCGCCGCTTGCCAGCTCGGCGCGAAGGTGGCGAGAAACAACCCCGCCGCCGCCAACAGACCGCCGAACAGAATGATCCGCGTCGCACCGAGCTTACGCACGATGCGGTCACCGAGCAGACGGCCGACGGTCATGGTCAGGGCAAACGCTGCGTAACCCATTCCCGCGTAAGCCGTGTCGATCCCGCGTTCCTGAGCGAGGAACACTGCGCTCCAGTCCAGCGCCGCGCCCTCGGTGAGGAACACGATAAAGCACATGCCGCCGATAAACAGCACGATGCCATGGGGAATGGCGAACGCCGGGCCGGAGCTGTCGCTGCCATAGGGCAACATGTGCGGCACGCACTTGAGCAAGGCGCCGATCAGCAAAACCACTACCACCAGCATCGCCGCCAGCGGTGTCAGCCCGAGGCCGAGCAGGGCACTGACGCCCGCCGCACCGACAATGCCGCCGAGGCTAAACAGGCCGTGGAACCCCGACATCATGTGCTTGCCGCTGGCGCGCTCGACGATCACTGCTTGCAGGTTCACCGTTGAATCCACCGTGCCGAGGCCGGCACCGAACATGAACAGCGTGGCGATCAGCGCCGGGATCGATGACACCGTCGCCAGCAACGGCAGCGCCGCGCAGATCAGCAAGGTGCCGCCGGTGGCCACGCGTCGACAACCAAAACGCGTGGCGAGAATCCCCGCCAGCGGCATCGCCAGAATCGAGCCGACACCCAGGCACAGCAGCAATAACCCCAGCGTGGCCTCATCCAGCCCGGCCCGCGCCTTGGCGTACGGCACCAGCGGCGCCCAGGCGGCGATGCCGAGGCCAGCGATGAAAAAAGCGACGCGGGTGGACATCTGTTGCAGACGTCCGGGGACGAAGGTGTCTTGGGGGTTGAGACTGGTCATATCGATCCTTGGCAAAAAAACAACTGCATCCCGAGTGACATTCTGACGGCGTTGAGGTTCGATCTCAGGCCTTTCGGGGCATAACGGTGAACATCCTACCCTGTGGGAGCGAGCCTGCTGGCGAAAGCGGTGGGTCAAATATGGAATTGTCGACTGACGCACCGCCTTCGCGAGCAGGCTCGCTCCCACACTGGTTTGCGGTTTACAGTCGGATTTTCGCCAGCATGGAATACGGGAACAAGGCATGACGAAGTTCTACGACGCACGCGGCAATATCTACGGAGTGGTCTCACCCGAAACCTTGCGCGAGGCCGGAATCGCTTTGCCAGCGAGGGCCGCAGAGTGCGCCGTATCCAGGCAGCAATGGAGCGAAGCCGCCATCGCCCGGTGCTGCGATTGGCCCGACGGCCAGCGTCCGGCCAACAGCAAACCCCACCGCAGCGACGGCCTGCTGATCGGCCCGTTTCAGGCATCTGCGCCGTTCGATGTACTGATCGTCAACACTGACGGCAGCCTCGCCGAGCGCAGCGGTAACGGCCTGACGATTTTTTCTCAGGCATTGACCGAGCAAGGCTTGATGCCGGAGCAGGGCGCCATGCTCCGCGTTCATCATGACAAGGGCGAAGCGCTGGAAACGGCGGTGACACCGGCCGAAGTCGGAGGCGTGCGCGGTTTCTGGCTCGACCTCGCTCAGCCTGGCTTCGGCCCGGAGGCTGTGGGTGCGCAGACGGTTGAAAACGCTCAGTTCAATCATCGCGACGTCAGCCATGTCCAGCCCCTGGCACAACTCGATCCCACTTGGACCCACAGCCAATTCGTCCGCATCGGCAATCCGCACTGTGTAACGCTGCTCAGCGATGCAAGCGCTTTGCCGAGCAACGAACAGATGCGTGAACCCACCCTGAACCAACGGCTTACAGCGATCGCCTATGCGATGCCCAACGGTGCCGGCAATCCGTGCCCGGCGGGCGTCAATCTGCAATGGGCCGTGCTGGTGTCGCCGCAGCAAGTCCTCGCCCGGGTATTCGAGCGTGGCGAAGGACCAACCGCATCATCCGGCACCAGCGCCAGTGCGGTCGCGTGTGCCGCGTGGCGGGTGGGTTGGGTCGAGGCGGGAGAAGTGCGGGTGGTCATGCCGGGTGGCACCGCACCGGTTTTGCTTGAGGTTTCTGAAGGGGAGTTGCTGCGCGTCAGATTGTTTGGCACGGCGCGGTTGATCGCTTGATTCCGCCGACGCTATCGCTGGGATCTTCTGTGAGAGCGAGCCTGCTCGCGAAGAGGTCGGCACATCCAATATCGAGGTGCTTGGCATGGCGCTTTCGCGAGCAGGCTCGCTCCCACAGGGTTGGCTCTCGGCCCATCAGGTTCAGCGTACTTCTCAGCTGAACTCCACCACCGGCATCTGCCGCTTCATCAACACCTTGCCGCCGCGAATCGAATACAGCGGCAGGCCCTGGCTGCGGATCACTTCGTAGTCGCTGTCCGCCGAGAGAATCAGCAGGTTCGCCGGGCGGCCCTGTTCCAGTCCATAACGCTCGCCCAGGTGCATGGCTTTGGCGCTGTTGTCGGTGACCAGATCCAGCGCACTTTGCAGGTTGCGATAACCGAGCATGTGGCAGATATGCAGACCGGCTTCAAGCACGCGCAGGATGTTGCCGTTACCCAGCGGATACCACGGGTCGACGATCGAATCCTGACCGAAACACACGTTCATGCCAGCTTCGAGCAGTTCATTGACGCGGGTCACGCCCCGGCGTTTCGGGAAGTTGTCGAAGCGTCCTTGCAGGTGAATGCTTTCGGTCGGGCAGGAGACAAAACTGATCCCGGAATGGCCGAGCAGGCGGAACAGTTTGGCGCAGTAGGCGTTGTCATAAGAGCCCATCGCCGTGGTGTGGCTGGCGGTGACGCGGGCGCCCATGTCGCGGCTGCGGGCTTCTTCGGCGAGCACTTCAAGGAAGCGTGAATGCGGATCGTCAGTCTCGTCGCAATGCACGTCGACCAGGCAACCGGTGCGCTCGGCCAGGTCCATCAGGAACTTCACCGAGCTGACGCCCTGATCGCGGGTGTACTCGAAATGCGGAATGCCGCCGACCACGTCGGCGCCCATGCGGATCGCTTCTTCCATGAGCTCACGCCCGTTGCGGAACGACTCGATGCCTTCCTGCGGGAACGCGACGATTTGCAGGTCGATCAGGTGACGACTTTCCTCGCGCACTTCGAGCATGGCCTTGAGCGCGGTGAGTTGCGGGTCGGTGACGTCAACGTGGGTGCGCACGTGCTGAATGCCGTGGGCGGCCAGAGCCTGAATGGTCTTCTTGGCGCGGGTCTTGGTGTCTTCTTCGGTGATGGTGACCTTGCGCTCGCCCCAGCATTCGATGCCCTCGAACAGCGTGCCGCTCATGTTCCAGCGCGGCTCGCCAGCGGTGAGGGTGGCGTCGAGGTGGATGTGCGGCTCGACGAAGGGCGGCACCACCAGATTGCCGCCGGCATCGAGGTCATCCGGGCCGAGGGTCGGCGCTTCGGTCTGACGGGCGATGCTGTGGATCAGGCCGTCTTCAAGGTGCAATTCGTGCAGGCCTTCCTGGTTGCGCAGGCGGGCGTTGATGATGTGCATCAGGCGAATCCTTTTTATAGGTCTTGTAGTGGTGCGCTGACGCGACGGGCGCCGAGCATACCGGTGACGATGACATACGTTAGCGCGGCAGCGGCAATGCCTACCAGCGGCGCGACCCAGGGCGAACTGAACGCAGCGACGGTACCCACCCCGTAGGCCCCGAGCCCCGGCCAGTTGAACGCCGGCAACCGTGCGTCGGCCAGGCGCGGATAGTGCCCGCGCCAGCGGTAGAAGAAGTCAGCCATGATCACCCCGCCAATCGGCGGAATCACCGTGCCGAGCAGAATCAGATACGGCACCAGCATGTCGTACATGCCCAGCAGGGCGAGCAGGGTGCCGATCACCGCGCCGCCCAGGGTCACAGTTTTGCGCCGCCCGGTGCGCAGCAGGTTGCAGCCGGCGACGGCGAAGTTGTAGATGGTGTTGTCCTGAGTGCTCCAGATGTTCAGCAACAGCATGGCCATCGCGGCCATGGCGAAGCCTTGCAACAGCAGCACTTCGACCACATCCGGCTGTTGATAGACGATCGCGCCGTACGCGCCGATCAGCACCATCAGGCCGTTGCCGATGAAAAAACCGATCAGGCTCGCCAGCACCGCGACTTTTGCCGAGCGCGAAAATCGCGTCCAGTTGGTAGCTTGCGTTGCGCCGCTGACGAAGGTGCCGAAGACCAGGGTGATCGCTGTCGACCAGTCCAGCGAACCGCTCGGCACCACGCTGAGCAAGCCTTCGAAGCCGCCGACTTTCACGGTCGCTGCCCACATCGACAGCATCAGAAGCAACATCATCGCCGGCACCGCGATGTACGAGAGAATTTCCAGGCCGCGATAACCGATGTACGCCGTGGCGCAGAAGCCCAGACCGAATAGCACCATCAGGACCAGCACGGTGGTTTCATCGAGATTGAAATACTTGCCGATCACCACCGCCGCTGTCGCCGTGCCCCACGCGTACCAGCCGATCTGGGTAAAGCCGAGGATCAGGTCGCTGAGCTTGCTGCCGACTTCGCCAAAACAGAAACGGCCCATCAGCACCGAATTGAGGCCGCTCTTGAAGGCGATGTAACCCAAGCCTGCCGCGTACAGACCGAGCAACAGGTTGCCGACAATGATCACCGCCATCATCTCGGCGAAACCGAACGCGACCCCGAGCTTGCCGCCGGCAAACATGGTCGCGGTGAAAAACGTGAAGCCCAGTAACACCATCGCCGTCGAGGCCAGGCCTTTGCGCGCGTGCATGGGGACTTCACTGAGCGGGTAATCGTTGCCGGAAGCGTTCTGCGTCATGGGGCAGTCCTTGCTGGAAGGGGAAGACGCAGGAGGGTTGCAGCTGTCGTGCCAAACGGCGCAAGTGAACGAATGTGTAGACGCGAGTGAGATTTTCAGCGCGAAAGCAGTGCACTGAATGCACCAGGAGCCCAATGTGGGAGCGAGCCTGTGATGTGCACGGCAGATGAGTCAAACCTGGCGCCGGACTCTTGTGGGAGCGAGCCTGCTCGCGAATACGGAGTGTCAGTCACCGAATAAATTGACTGGAACGACGCTTTCGCGAGCAGGCTCGCTCCCACAGGGGCGGGGAGATGTGTGTTGCTTATTCGCCGCGATAGATGCAGCCGCTGGTGCACGTCTCATGAATGCGGATCGCGCTGAGTTCCGGCAGCAATGGCTTCATCTCATTCCAGATGAATTTGGCCAGCACTTCGCTGGTCGGGTTTTCCAGGCCGGGAATGTCGTTCAGGTAGTTGTGGTCGAGGCGCTCATACAGCGGCTTGAAAATCGCTTTGATCTCGGAGAAATCGCGAATCCAGCCAGTGTGCGGATCGAGGTCGCCGCTCAGGTGCAGCGCGACCTTGAACGAGTGACCGTGCAGGCGTCCGCACT
Coding sequences within:
- a CDS encoding sigma-70 family RNA polymerase sigma factor, which produces MRSRRSGFFEHYEELIGTWTRRLRNRAQAEDLAHDTFVRVLEADSAAVQQPRAYLHQTARNIAVDGYRREDRRGVMESEAVEDTASSAGDPEHYMHAIQLADSIERALTELPLNCRKIFVWQKIEGLTQAEIAERLGLSKNMVEKYMIRTLRHLRERLDGLQS
- a CDS encoding carboxymuconolactone decarboxylase family protein, whose product is MQSRADFYTASPDAMKAMMALENAVSKLSLEKSLLELVKLRSSQINGCAFCIDMHTADAIKDGETPRRLFAVTAWREAPFFSERERAALLWTESLTQLSLTHAPDEDYEVVAAQFSPKELVDLTVAINTINGWNRLAVGFRKLPQA
- the queD gene encoding 6-carboxytetrahydropterin synthase QueD translates to MEIFKEFTFESAHRLPHVPDGHKCGRLHGHSFKVALHLSGDLDPHTGWIRDFSEIKAIFKPLYERLDHNYLNDIPGLENPTSEVLAKFIWNEMKPLLPELSAIRIHETCTSGCIYRGE
- a CDS encoding MFS transporter, with translation MTSLNPQDTFVPGRLQQMSTRVAFFIAGLGIAAWAPLVPYAKARAGLDEATLGLLLLCLGVGSILAMPLAGILATRFGCRRVATGGTLLICAALPLLATVSSIPALIATLFMFGAGLGTVDSTVNLQAVIVERASGKHMMSGFHGLFSLGGIVGAAGVSALLGLGLTPLAAMLVVVVLLIGALLKCVPHMLPYGSDSSGPAFAIPHGIVLFIGGMCFIVFLTEGAALDWSAVFLAQERGIDTAYAGMGYAAFALTMTVGRLLGDRIVRKLGATRIILFGGLLAAAGLFLATFAPSWQAALIGYALVGAGCSNIVPVLYTAVGKQTVMPESIAVPAITTLGYAGILAGPAVIGFVAHASSLSFAFGLMAVLLVAVAIGGKVLKV
- a CDS encoding diaminopimelate epimerase — protein: MTKFYDARGNIYGVVSPETLREAGIALPARAAECAVSRQQWSEAAIARCCDWPDGQRPANSKPHRSDGLLIGPFQASAPFDVLIVNTDGSLAERSGNGLTIFSQALTEQGLMPEQGAMLRVHHDKGEALETAVTPAEVGGVRGFWLDLAQPGFGPEAVGAQTVENAQFNHRDVSHVQPLAQLDPTWTHSQFVRIGNPHCVTLLSDASALPSNEQMREPTLNQRLTAIAYAMPNGAGNPCPAGVNLQWAVLVSPQQVLARVFERGEGPTASSGTSASAVACAAWRVGWVEAGEVRVVMPGGTAPVLLEVSEGELLRVRLFGTARLIA
- the codB gene encoding cytosine permease, encoding MTQNASGNDYPLSEVPMHARKGLASTAMVLLGFTFFTATMFAGGKLGVAFGFAEMMAVIIVGNLLLGLYAAGLGYIAFKSGLNSVLMGRFCFGEVGSKLSDLILGFTQIGWYAWGTATAAVVIGKYFNLDETTVLVLMVLFGLGFCATAYIGYRGLEILSYIAVPAMMLLLMLSMWAATVKVGGFEGLLSVVPSGSLDWSTAITLVFGTFVSGATQATNWTRFSRSAKVAVLASLIGFFIGNGLMVLIGAYGAIVYQQPDVVEVLLLQGFAMAAMAMLLLNIWSTQDNTIYNFAVAGCNLLRTGRRKTVTLGGAVIGTLLALLGMYDMLVPYLILLGTVIPPIGGVIMADFFYRWRGHYPRLADARLPAFNWPGLGAYGVGTVAAFSSPWVAPLVGIAAAALTYVIVTGMLGARRVSAPLQDL
- a CDS encoding FecR family protein, which codes for MMETRDCACGQTAVRDEAAAWFVRLQEPNVSIEQRQRFEAWLNEHPQHREEFQLLQGLWTAADLLPTSRLQALAQTPRRERRPMLRYAVAASVLAVALGLGLFSGLNHPGAYRAEFATAPGERKHVALPDGSLIDLNSRSRLQVRYEKDRRVIELSAGEAMFSVEHDASRPFIVEAGSGKVTVTGTRFDVRRDATQTRVAVEQGTVKVQGSAAPDNQFINLTAGLGTAVDAQGKVLPAYAVNPAELTAWRNGKLVFNNASLGEVAAEVSRYRDKPLTVSQPNVASLRLTSVFKSDDTDALLKALPSILPVTVRTLADGSQEIISR
- the codA gene encoding cytosine deaminase, which produces MHIINARLRNQEGLHELHLEDGLIHSIARQTEAPTLGPDDLDAGGNLVVPPFVEPHIHLDATLTAGEPRWNMSGTLFEGIECWGERKVTITEEDTKTRAKKTIQALAAHGIQHVRTHVDVTDPQLTALKAMLEVREESRHLIDLQIVAFPQEGIESFRNGRELMEEAIRMGADVVGGIPHFEYTRDQGVSSVKFLMDLAERTGCLVDVHCDETDDPHSRFLEVLAEEARSRDMGARVTASHTTAMGSYDNAYCAKLFRLLGHSGISFVSCPTESIHLQGRFDNFPKRRGVTRVNELLEAGMNVCFGQDSIVDPWYPLGNGNILRVLEAGLHICHMLGYRNLQSALDLVTDNSAKAMHLGERYGLEQGRPANLLILSADSDYEVIRSQGLPLYSIRGGKVLMKRQMPVVEFS
- a CDS encoding TonB-dependent siderophore receptor; protein product: MNITTTHNKKSPWLPLALALAVSAAMPLAFAAEAIHIRAQPLGQALSELGQQTSLQVFFSPELVAGKQAPAVDGDLSPEQALRQLLQGSGLDYQINEGSVTLAPAATSAASNGPLELGVTDIKVVGDWLGDADAAVVQNHPGARTVIRREAMVEQGAMNVSDVLKRVPGVQVQDSNGTGGSDISLNVGVRGLTSRLSPRSTVLIDGVPAAFAPYGQPQLSMAPISSGNLDSIDVVRGAGSVRYGPQNVGGVINFVTRAIPEKTTGEIGTTLETTQYGGWKHIDTAFLGGTADNGMGVALLYSGVNGHGYRERNNGNDIDDVLLKTHWAPTDQDDFSLNFHYYDANADMPGGLTQRQYDDKPYESVRDYDQFTGRRKDVSFKWIRQIDERTQAEILTYYTDSFRGSTIAARDQRTLSSYPRSYYTLGIEPRVSRVFDVGPTTQEVSVGYRYLKEAMHEESSRLALVNNQPVVTPTSDGHVFQDRTGGTEANSVYVDNKIDVGNWTITPGIRFEHISTDWHDRAVLDTAGRPVQEKNRSIESNEPLPALSVMYHLSDAWKLFANYETSFGSLQYFQLGQGGSGDSTANGLEPEKAKTYEIGTRYNDDVWGGEVTLFYIDFDDELQYISNDVGWTNLGATKHQGIEASAHYDMAALDPRLDGLTANAGFTYTRATYEGEIPGFKGRDLPFYSRQVATVGLRYEINRWTYNIDGFAQSKQRSPGTGVNADGSFNGNYITEGTADGQYGDIPGYVTWNVRGGYDFGPQVSNLKLGAGVKNVFDKQYFTRSSDNNSGMYVGAPRTFFVQASLGF